The nucleotide window CATCAGAAGTGAGGAAATTTTTTCACGTAAAAGGGTTAGATAATGACCTAAGcgaagatctctctctctctctctctctctctgagccTGTAATATGGTTCATTACTTTTCTGTGCACTTTGACTGAATTTGATGGGATTTCAGCTGTTTCTTTTGAATCTAATTTCACAGATGAAAGATCTAATTCTTCAGGTGCGAAAAAAGAGGGGAGGATCCTTATGCACAAGTTGCAGTTCATAAGGATTTAAAATCAACAGACTTAGaagattttcttcaaaatttatcaGAGTGAAGGGTCATGAAGGATGATTTGTGCGTCGAATTTTCACGACTTTTTTGACTCGTAAATTTGAAGGTTCCGGCTTGATCcatataaacatatttcaacGAAGCTACAAGAATTCAGCCAACCCTCCCTTAAATAGCCAAGTGTTGAATTCACTTGGCTATACTTATTTATTCATTAGGTGCTAACGGTAAAGCGCATATGATGGTGGTGGACACTATCTCTGTACGGTGACCATGGTGTTTGTATTCCAGAATTAAGTCATCATCCCACCACTGTTTGATTCCATGGCACTCACCCGCCCCCTTTTCTGCCATATTGAGGATGAGACAGGCGGATGGAGTCACGTAAGGCAGGTGGAGCTCTTCGAATTGAGGACCGGCCGTGGGGTTCAGCTGGGGCATCCAGTTAGGCCAAGAGAACAGTGGTATCTTCGCCATATCTCGCTGATGGTAGTACTTGATGTAGCCGCTGCAAATGAAGTCTCCCGGATTCAACAGGAACCGTGGTTGCCACTTGACGAGATTTTGGAAGGCCTTCTGACCTGCATCTGACGAGACTGCTTCTTTCTGAGCATTCACAAACATGTTCCAGGCAATGAAGCCCAAGGGATTGATGAACGTAGTGTTTTTGAACAAGTCAAGAACACCCTTCCCCAAGTGGTCCAGAACGATGGGCGGATTGAAGAGAAAAGTATCCAAGTAAATTCCACCTTTTGCCTTGATCTTTCCGACAAGCAATCCGATGGCAGCACCAAGGGAATGGCCGCACAGCCAAATCTTGTTTTCTTGGCCGCATAAAAGAGAGAGGCGGTGCACGGCTTCCAAGGCAACTTTGAAGTTGTTGGACCAGGCGAGGCCGCCGAACGGCATGTTCAACACTGTTCTTCGGTCGCAGTCCGTGACCATGCCTCGGAATGCCAACACCAAGAACGGAGTTTCCGGCGCGTCCAGGTGGATGGTACGCTGGTAGATGGCTCCAAAGATGCCATCGTCATCAGGGCTGATGAGCTCTTTCAACAACACATAGCCGAAAGACTCCCACCATGGTGGTGCCAAGGCACGCTCGCCGATTCCGCCCTCTCGGCGATCATGTTCCAGGACGTAAACACCATTAATGAAGCAGGCGGCGACCGCATATTGATGCTCTTCATGTTGCCACCTGAACCAAgagcaaaaaatgaaagcaagtgAAATAAGAAAGACAGATTTAGTTAATTCTACATTTAAATCATGAACAGAGAGTGAGAGATGCACCAGTTGGTAGGTAAATGCTTAGGTCCATGCGATGTGAAATCCGCCCTTTCTGCAATTCCACTGTACTTTTTGCCCGAAAATGATGATGAGGAGTTGTTTCCCATTTCAGAATTGAActgagaaagtgaaaaaacatgattttgccCCTTCGAAATTGAAGACAAGAAATGTACGAATATTTAAAAGCGCACACATGTATTTGTaatgtaaaaatatttaatataatgtagttagttattgtttttataATGTTATCAGTTATAATTAAAAGGATACAGACAAATTAATGACCACAATCTCTTTTATATGAAGTGAGTTTTagtcattttgtttctttgtttcatcaatTTAACTTAAATTGTCAGCTagctttttattattttcaaatcaaGAGTGCTTTTTAATAAATCCCACCTGCTCAAAAACATGGAACTAGACCTTCTGTTGTCTTCCTATGTTTTTTGTATCAGTCTTTTATCTTCCTTTGCCGGCAGAAAAACTGAGATGACGCCAATAAAATGAATTTCCACTTTTCTCATTCCACCTGGATGTTGTTGAACATGCTTATAAAATATCTTCATTGtttattgctctctctctcatatgagGAAATTTTTTTGCGAATTAGGTGCCACGAAAAGGTCCAAAACCTCTTTGTTTTGTTGATACATGTTTTCTTGTTaaaataatttgtaatttggaatagatttacaagtttgagatccaaatccacaaTAAGAAATTATAATGACAGTGCATGTTTTTTATCTCCCCCAAAAAGTTTTGGAATTCGTAAAATACTTAGATACTTGATTTGCGAGTTTATTATCATTTCTTGAAGCATGATATCACATGTATGTTCTTGAAATCCTTCCCATGCAGAGTTCAGGAGGACATAGCTtaaaagacaacaaaaacaGAATACTCCACCATCgcctttcttctcttctcctcaAAACCCCCATGTAGATCATTATTTTCCTAAAAGTCTCTTCATTATTTAATTAATTCTCAAACACTTTCTTATGGAGAGCCTGCTCTCTATACTTTTGCTAGCTACTCAAACAAGTTTGGTATCAGACCAGTGTTTGACAatatgatataatttttttgaattgacTCTATAACATCAAGCTCCTCCAACTCCAGCTTCaatttttctcaaaaccaaGTATCAAATGAAAGCTCGTAGGTTTGGAGTGTAAAACTAAATACCTTATTCATTTTACATGATCTTTGGCAGCATATTGTTGAAGGATACCAAAAACCTGAAGAAGATGTTACTTCGGCTTCACTGACTCCAATCAAGCAAAATGAATTCAAAGATTACATGAAGAAAGGCACTGAAGtgcttctctttcttcaacAAGGGCTAAGTAAATCCATCTTTCTTGGTATTTAGAATGcttcaaaatcaaaagaagcaCGAAATATCTTGAATAaggaatttcaattttttgataaaGCTGTACCAATAACATttcaatatatttgaaaagaattttacAAAGTCGATGGAAGAcaacaaaaacatgcaaaaattcttttctttgatTGCTCAATTACAATTGAGATTAGAATTTTTGGAGGCGATATGGACGATGAAAGAATTGTTGAGAAGGTTTTATGAAGTCTTGCTGCCTATATGTAACTTGGAGTTATATATATAGCTCTAAGGCTATAATCAAAGTAATCATGATTGAACCGAAATTAATTAGATGAGAGGATCTCCTTCTCAATTTATGATCAAAGTCTCTCCCTCCCAACATTAGCATAAGGATATTTACTATAGAAATAAGATGTCATTAATGCATCAAGGTTCCAAGCAGAGATGGAGCTACATTGCAGCAggaattgcccacaccagccaacaaaattactttatttacatatacaaactttattaatttttagttttttcatatatgagtgccccttcaaagtttcaaatttaaactaatagtgcccctcaaccaaaagTAAGCTCCCAGTCATAATGgcagttacaacttacaactgaaatttctaagaaagaaaagacaatCAATTGATATGAAAGATGTaaaagttttgtaaaaaaagaaaaaaatgaacattgaGGCCAGTGGAAgtttttttgtccaaaattaATGAATAGAACATGATGATAAATGTGTTGACTGCACCTAACATGCTTGTAACCATGTCCCAAGACATGCCTTGCATTGGCCACTAATGTCCTCCCATGTCAACAGGTGCATAACTCTCTTCTTTAAGCATGTGGGTGCCTTTGTGTATAGTATTGGtaaagaacatgaaaagatTATATATGAAGCTGCACTACTGCCATCGCAGACATTGCCGCAGCTTAAGACATCAAAGGCCGgagaacagggaggtctttggGCCTCATTCCAGCTGGTAGGGATGAACCTCTAACTCAGCCAAAAGACAGATCATACCTGAAGGTGGATTTGGAAAGCCACCTGGAATAAGGAGCCTAAGAAATGAAGAGCAGAAGAAACTTTTGTTTACCTTTTTTGTTTGGTATTATGGGATTGCGCAGTCCCTTGCAACTTCGACCAAATGAGGCACTGTTAGCATGAGAATAATTTGGACTCCTTCAGCTAAAAATTTCTCAAGCCAATGCCTCCTCAGAAGATCTCCTTTTACTAAGTAGGATGTAAAAGGAATGTAGAGAACTCTGGCCGCTCGGATTTCCTTTTACTCTCAAACGGCCTGCAAGTAATGGATGGAAGTCGCACAACAATGATGCTTAGTAAGGGGAGTTTGCAGCCAAGGGTCTTCCATCCTTTCTAGAGCATGGTATCATCTTTTATAGTTCTCGGACCCACAcacttgatattttttgcataaaTAAGATGCAA belongs to Nymphaea colorata isolate Beijing-Zhang1983 chromosome 13, ASM883128v2, whole genome shotgun sequence and includes:
- the LOC116266786 gene encoding GDSL esterase/lipase At4g10955-like isoform X1; the protein is MNKFNSEMGNNSSSSFSGKKYSGIAERADFTSHGPKHLPTNWWQHEEHQYAVAACFINGVYVLEHDRREGGIGERALAPPWWESFGYVLLKELISPDDDGIFGAIYQRTIHLDAPETPFLVLAFRGMVTDCDRRTVLNMPFGGLAWSNNFKVALEAVHRLSLLCGQENKIWLCGHSLGAAIGLLVGKIKAKGGIYLDTFLFNPPIVLDHLGKGVLDLFKNTTFINPLGFIAWNMFVNAQKEAVSSDAGQKAFQNLVKWQPRFLLNPGDFICSGYIKYYHQRDMAKIPLFSWPNWMPQLNPTAGPQFEELHLPYVTPSACLILNMAEKGAGECHGIKQWWDDDLILEYKHHGHRTEIVSTTIICALPLAPNE
- the LOC116266786 gene encoding GDSL esterase/lipase At4g10955-like isoform X2, with product MGNNSSSSFSGKKYSGIAERADFTSHGPKHLPTNWWQHEEHQYAVAACFINGVYVLEHDRREGGIGERALAPPWWESFGYVLLKELISPDDDGIFGAIYQRTIHLDAPETPFLVLAFRGMVTDCDRRTVLNMPFGGLAWSNNFKVALEAVHRLSLLCGQENKIWLCGHSLGAAIGLLVGKIKAKGGIYLDTFLFNPPIVLDHLGKGVLDLFKNTTFINPLGFIAWNMFVNAQKEAVSSDAGQKAFQNLVKWQPRFLLNPGDFICSGYIKYYHQRDMAKIPLFSWPNWMPQLNPTAGPQFEELHLPYVTPSACLILNMAEKGAGECHGIKQWWDDDLILEYKHHGHRTEIVSTTIICALPLAPNE